CGGCTTCATTTTCCCTGGCCCTCCTTAACTGTAAAGTTTCCCACTAATCGTTTCATCTCCTCGGCGGCCCGGGCCAGCTCCTGGGCGCTGGCGGTCATCTCCTGCATCGAGGCCATCTGTTCCTGGTGGGCGGCCGCGGTCTGCTCCATGCCCGAGGCGGTTTCCTCGGCCACCGCCTCCACCTGCTCGATGGCCAGCACTATCCGCTTGGCCCCCTCCACCTGTCCTTCGGTGGTCTGGGATATTTTGAGCGACCCCTGGGATGAATTTTTCACCGTTTCGATGATCTGGAAAAAGGCTTTGTTCCCGTGCTCGGCCAGCTGTTTGCCGCTGCCCACCTCCGCCAGCCCCTCCCTCATGGCGTTTACCGTCTGGGTGGTTTCCGACTGGATCTCCTTGATCAGGCCGTCTATCTGCTTGGTGGCCGAGGCGGTGCGCTCGGCCAGTTTTTTGACCTCGCCGGCCACCACCGCAAAACCCCGCCCCGATTCCCCGGCCCGGGCCGCTTCAATGGCGGCGTTCAACGCCAACAGATTGGTGCGCCAGGCCACCGCTGAAATCAGTTCGGTGATCTGGCTGATCTCCCCGGTTTTCTTCTCCAGCCCCCCGATCACGAAGGAAAGCCGGAACATGGTATCGTCGATCTTGCCCATCTGTTCGGTGATGGCGGACATGGCCCGTTCGCCCTCCGAAGCCATGCCCAGAGCCTGGCTGGCCGATTGGGCCGCTGCCTGGGCGCTTAGGTTCACTTCGTCCACCGAGGCGGATATGGCGTTGATGGCGTCCTTGGTTTCCTTGACCGACGAGACTTGGGTGACCGAGCCTTGGGAAACCCTCTGCAGGGTGGCGGAGATCTCCTGTTGGGAGGCGCTCATCTCCTGGGTGGAGGCCGCCAGTTCTTCGGAGGTGGCGGCCACGTTGTTGGCGGTGTTCATCACGATCCGGACCAGTTCCTCTAACCGGGCGGCGAAACTGTTGAAATGCAGGCCCAGCCGGCCTATTTCATCGTTGGCCGAACACTGCACCCGCCTGGTCAGATCGGCCGAGCTTTCGGCCAAATCCTTGAGCATGGTCCCCAGCAAGCCGATGGGCTGGGAAACCATCCGGCGGATCAGCCCCCGGATCAGAAATATCACTACGATAAAGGTGACTAAAAGCAGCGTCACTACGTTGCCCAGCATTTTTTGGAAAAGCGGCGTGATGATCTCGGCATAAAACTGCGCCTGATCGCTCACTAACATTTCTTGTTGTAAAAAAACAGTCAGGACCTTGAACATGGTCACCAACAAAATACCGGTGACCACGGTCAAGGCTGTAAAAAGAACGATGGCGAAACTGGAGACCAACTTGGACTCGATGCCGACGCTGCTGTCTTTTTCCTGGGACTTAATCAGGGTCAGCACCGCCCAGCCAATTATGCCGGCCGGAACCAGCATGGCCAAAAGCCCTATCCAGCCCAGCCGGGAAAAAAGGAACACCGCCAGGATGGAGACGGGAGCCAAAGTCAAATTAAGCTTGATATCGGACCAGGCCATTTTAACGGCTTCCAGCCAGCCGAAGTCTTTCCCGATGACATGGTAGCAGCTGACCATGAAATCGTTGACTATGACGTAGACCAGCAGCGCCGCCAGCAAAATCGGGATATTAAGCCAGCCCAAAACATCCGCCCCGCCCCGCCCTCCCAGCCAGCCGAAAACTAAGGACATGGCATAGACGGACATCGCAAACTGGGCCCCGATGAAAAACACCCGGCGCCACGGCTTCTTGCGGCGGATCTGGTGGGGAATCGAGCTGACGGCTATCACCAAAGCCGCCGGAGCGGTCCCCCACATTAAGAATATGAAATAGACCAAAATCAGGTCTAAGGAAAGATGCACCCCGCCGGGCAGGGCTACCGTGAACCATTGGCAGACCAGCGCCGCCGCCAGCAGCCCGGCCAACAGCCAGACGGAGAGGTTGAACCCTTTCAACAAGTAGGCCAGCAAAACAAGCCCCAGCGCCGTTACCGCCCAGGCGAATAAGCTTTGCCATTTGGATCTGTTGTTCATTATGTTATCTCTCCATGAATTGACATTGTTGTTTGCCGGATTTTACCGCCGGGCTAAAGTTAAGAGGGGCAATTCCCGTAAGCCGGCGTCAATCTGGCTCACTTTGCTTGCAATCTGGCCTACTTTGCTTGCAATCTGGCTTACTTTGCTTGCAATCTAAGCTACTTTGCTACCAATTTTGGTGAGATTGCAACCCAATTTGACAATATTGACTGCAATCCCGCCGTTTTTGCCTGCAAACTGACCCCGTTTGCCTCCAATTTTTGCCAAAATGCTAAATATCAGAACCTTTTAACTCCCAACCGCTTACGCTATTATATTTACTGCCTCGTGCCTGCACGCTGTAGTAGCCAACCATAGCAGCAGTTTCGGCACGCAAGCGTGCGCCTTATCTTCAGCGGTGGCGCAAGCCTCTTTTTAGGCGGTTTTCTTCTTCCGCCCGCCCCCGTGCTGCCGCCGGGAGAAG
This portion of the candidate division TA06 bacterium genome encodes:
- a CDS encoding methyl-accepting chemotaxis protein, which gives rise to MNNRSKWQSLFAWAVTALGLVLLAYLLKGFNLSVWLLAGLLAAALVCQWFTVALPGGVHLSLDLILVYFIFLMWGTAPAALVIAVSSIPHQIRRKKPWRRVFFIGAQFAMSVYAMSLVFGWLGGRGGADVLGWLNIPILLAALLVYVIVNDFMVSCYHVIGKDFGWLEAVKMAWSDIKLNLTLAPVSILAVFLFSRLGWIGLLAMLVPAGIIGWAVLTLIKSQEKDSSVGIESKLVSSFAIVLFTALTVVTGILLVTMFKVLTVFLQQEMLVSDQAQFYAEIITPLFQKMLGNVVTLLLVTFIVVIFLIRGLIRRMVSQPIGLLGTMLKDLAESSADLTRRVQCSANDEIGRLGLHFNSFAARLEELVRIVMNTANNVAATSEELAASTQEMSASQQEISATLQRVSQGSVTQVSSVKETKDAINAISASVDEVNLSAQAAAQSASQALGMASEGERAMSAITEQMGKIDDTMFRLSFVIGGLEKKTGEISQITELISAVAWRTNLLALNAAIEAARAGESGRGFAVVAGEVKKLAERTASATKQIDGLIKEIQSETTQTVNAMREGLAEVGSGKQLAEHGNKAFFQIIETVKNSSQGSLKISQTTEGQVEGAKRIVLAIEQVEAVAEETASGMEQTAAAHQEQMASMQEMTASAQELARAAEEMKRLVGNFTVKEGQGK